Proteins encoded in a region of the Acipenser ruthenus chromosome 11, fAciRut3.2 maternal haplotype, whole genome shotgun sequence genome:
- the LOC117426908 gene encoding nuclear factor erythroid 2-related factor 2-like isoform X2, whose translation MEIELPKTYQSQQDMDLIDILWRQDIDLGAGREVFDYSHRQKEYELEKQKKLDKERQEQLQKEEEKALLAQLQLDEETGEFVPRLAQHIKPEASPVPREASQHVVISEDDGEALSFDECMQLLAESFPLVEDIAVSPVALEPSVLVPTGSSPVLMAPHQPQQAQTSLLTSPLPDHKSAQDIEQAWQELLSIPELQQCLNMPDLTELSSYTIPDKPPEIQNVNYNFYMSNSAEAMANASDPGCPGGFLNSFESTFTNVVPPENLNQMTINTSDLNAPFSSGSICEMFYPTFINTNINNIPPTDNVNTPLPDLLSEPPLKPMDISDFTVAEGFESNPPQNIPELPDSDSGLSMDASPVASSPENSMESSIYGDAPFGNSDSDMEDMDSSPGSVQPEFAEMFPLSYHGDGYQASPYTAQTNQTFNLESKTPKKELPTSPGHIKPPFTKDKSRSRLESRLSRDEQRAKALRIPFPIDNIINLPVDDFNEIMSKHQLNEAQLALIRDIRRRGKNKVAAQNCRKRKMENIVGLEYDLDSLKDEKEKQLKEKEENDRSLLQLKQQLNDLYLEVFSMLRDEDGKPYSPSEYSLQQTTDGSVFLIPKSKKTEPKNKVKS comes from the exons ATGGAGATCGAATTGCCGAAAACGTACCAGAGTCAACAG GACATGGATTTGATTGACATCCTGTGGAGGCAGGACATAGATCTTGGCGCAGGGCGTGAAGTTTTCGATTACAGCCACAGACAGAAGGAGTACGAGCTTGAGAAACAGAAGAAACTTGATAAAGAGAGGCAGGAGCAGCTCCAGAAAGAGGAAGAGAAAGCCCTGCTTGCTCAGCTACAGCTGGATGAAGAGACAGGGGAGTTTGTTCCCCGGCTAGCACAACACATTAAACCTGAAGCTTCCCCAGTGCCCAGAGAGGCCTCACAG CATGTTGTTATCTCAGAAGACGACGGAGAGGCTCTGTCGTTTGATGAATGCATGCAGCTCCTGGCAGAGTCGTTCCCGCTGGTAGAAGATATTGCG GTTTCCCCAGTTGCACTTGAGCCTTCAGTTCTAGTCCCAACTGGAAGCAGCCCGGTCCTAATGGCTCCTCACCAGCCTCAGCAAGCTCAGACTTCTCTCCTCACGTCTCCACTGCCCGATCACAAATCTGCACAGGACATTGAGCAAGCCTGGCAGGAGCTGCTTTCTATCCCCGAGCTGCAG CAATGCCTAAACATGCCAGATCTGACAGAGTTGAGCAGCTACACAATCCCCGACAAGCCTCCAGAGATTCAGAATGTAAATTATAACTTTTACATGTCAAATTCAGCAGAAGCCATGGCAAACGCATCTGATCCAGGCTGCCCTGGAGGATTTCTCAACTCATTTGAAAGCACCTTTACTAATGTTGTTCCACCCGAGAACCTAAATCAGATGACTATAAACACCTCTGATCTGAACGCACCCTTCAGCTCCGGCAGCATTTGTGAAATGTTTTACCCTACTTttataaacacaaacattaaCAACATTCCACCAACAGATAATGTTAACACACCGCTACCTGACCTACTGAGTGAGCCACCTCTAAAACCAATGGATATCTCTGACTTTACAGTGGCTGAAGGTTTCGAGAGTAACCCACCTCAGAATATACCAGAATTGCCAGATTCTGACTCAGGCCTTTCAATGGATGCAAGTCCTGTTGCATCCTCACCAGAAAACTCAATGGAGTCTTCCATCTATGGAGATGCACCTTTTGGAAACAGTGACTCCGACATGGAAGACATGGACAGCAGTCCTGGAAGTGTCCAGCCTGAGTTTGCAGAGATGTTTCCATTGTCCTACCATGGGGATGGTTATCAGGCATCACCTTATACTGCACAGACAAACCAAACTTTCAATCTGGAGTCAAAAACACCAAAGAAGGAACTGCCGACAAGCCCTGGCCACATCAAACCGCCCTTCACCAAAGACAAGAGTAGAAGCCGCTTGGAGTCTCGTCTCTCGAGAGATGAGCAGCGTGCAAAGGCGCTTCGGATCCCTTTCCCCATAGACAACATTATAAACCTTCCTGTGGATGACTTCAATGAAATCATGTCCAAGCACCAGCTCAACGAAGCCCAGCTGGCTCTGATTCGGGATATACGCAGACGAGGCAAAAACAAGGTCGCGGCTCAGAACTGTCGCAAGCGGAAAATGGAGAACATTGTGGGTTTGGAGTACGACCTCGACAGTTTGAAAGACGAGAAGGAGAAGCAGCTGAAAGAGAAGGAGGAGAATGACAGAAGCCTACTTCAGCTAAAGCAGCAGCTCAATGACCTGTATCTTGAAGTCTTCAGCATGTTGCGTGATGAGGACGGGAAGCCCTATTCCCCTAGTGAATATTCGCTTCAGCAGACCACCGATGGCAGCGTATTTCTCATTCCAAAGAGCAAAAAGACAGAACCCAAGAATAAAGTGAAATCGTAA
- the LOC117426908 gene encoding nuclear factor erythroid 2-related factor 2-like isoform X1: protein MIHKPHVTREKELSACKKLFSWIGNVASCVMLFLQDMDLIDILWRQDIDLGAGREVFDYSHRQKEYELEKQKKLDKERQEQLQKEEEKALLAQLQLDEETGEFVPRLAQHIKPEASPVPREASQHVVISEDDGEALSFDECMQLLAESFPLVEDIAVSPVALEPSVLVPTGSSPVLMAPHQPQQAQTSLLTSPLPDHKSAQDIEQAWQELLSIPELQQCLNMPDLTELSSYTIPDKPPEIQNVNYNFYMSNSAEAMANASDPGCPGGFLNSFESTFTNVVPPENLNQMTINTSDLNAPFSSGSICEMFYPTFINTNINNIPPTDNVNTPLPDLLSEPPLKPMDISDFTVAEGFESNPPQNIPELPDSDSGLSMDASPVASSPENSMESSIYGDAPFGNSDSDMEDMDSSPGSVQPEFAEMFPLSYHGDGYQASPYTAQTNQTFNLESKTPKKELPTSPGHIKPPFTKDKSRSRLESRLSRDEQRAKALRIPFPIDNIINLPVDDFNEIMSKHQLNEAQLALIRDIRRRGKNKVAAQNCRKRKMENIVGLEYDLDSLKDEKEKQLKEKEENDRSLLQLKQQLNDLYLEVFSMLRDEDGKPYSPSEYSLQQTTDGSVFLIPKSKKTEPKNKVKS, encoded by the exons ATGATACATAAACCACACGTGACAAGAGAAAAGGAGTTGAGTGCCTGCAAAAAGTTGTTCTCATGGATTGGGAATGTTGCATCTTGTGTAATGCTTTTCTTACAG GACATGGATTTGATTGACATCCTGTGGAGGCAGGACATAGATCTTGGCGCAGGGCGTGAAGTTTTCGATTACAGCCACAGACAGAAGGAGTACGAGCTTGAGAAACAGAAGAAACTTGATAAAGAGAGGCAGGAGCAGCTCCAGAAAGAGGAAGAGAAAGCCCTGCTTGCTCAGCTACAGCTGGATGAAGAGACAGGGGAGTTTGTTCCCCGGCTAGCACAACACATTAAACCTGAAGCTTCCCCAGTGCCCAGAGAGGCCTCACAG CATGTTGTTATCTCAGAAGACGACGGAGAGGCTCTGTCGTTTGATGAATGCATGCAGCTCCTGGCAGAGTCGTTCCCGCTGGTAGAAGATATTGCG GTTTCCCCAGTTGCACTTGAGCCTTCAGTTCTAGTCCCAACTGGAAGCAGCCCGGTCCTAATGGCTCCTCACCAGCCTCAGCAAGCTCAGACTTCTCTCCTCACGTCTCCACTGCCCGATCACAAATCTGCACAGGACATTGAGCAAGCCTGGCAGGAGCTGCTTTCTATCCCCGAGCTGCAG CAATGCCTAAACATGCCAGATCTGACAGAGTTGAGCAGCTACACAATCCCCGACAAGCCTCCAGAGATTCAGAATGTAAATTATAACTTTTACATGTCAAATTCAGCAGAAGCCATGGCAAACGCATCTGATCCAGGCTGCCCTGGAGGATTTCTCAACTCATTTGAAAGCACCTTTACTAATGTTGTTCCACCCGAGAACCTAAATCAGATGACTATAAACACCTCTGATCTGAACGCACCCTTCAGCTCCGGCAGCATTTGTGAAATGTTTTACCCTACTTttataaacacaaacattaaCAACATTCCACCAACAGATAATGTTAACACACCGCTACCTGACCTACTGAGTGAGCCACCTCTAAAACCAATGGATATCTCTGACTTTACAGTGGCTGAAGGTTTCGAGAGTAACCCACCTCAGAATATACCAGAATTGCCAGATTCTGACTCAGGCCTTTCAATGGATGCAAGTCCTGTTGCATCCTCACCAGAAAACTCAATGGAGTCTTCCATCTATGGAGATGCACCTTTTGGAAACAGTGACTCCGACATGGAAGACATGGACAGCAGTCCTGGAAGTGTCCAGCCTGAGTTTGCAGAGATGTTTCCATTGTCCTACCATGGGGATGGTTATCAGGCATCACCTTATACTGCACAGACAAACCAAACTTTCAATCTGGAGTCAAAAACACCAAAGAAGGAACTGCCGACAAGCCCTGGCCACATCAAACCGCCCTTCACCAAAGACAAGAGTAGAAGCCGCTTGGAGTCTCGTCTCTCGAGAGATGAGCAGCGTGCAAAGGCGCTTCGGATCCCTTTCCCCATAGACAACATTATAAACCTTCCTGTGGATGACTTCAATGAAATCATGTCCAAGCACCAGCTCAACGAAGCCCAGCTGGCTCTGATTCGGGATATACGCAGACGAGGCAAAAACAAGGTCGCGGCTCAGAACTGTCGCAAGCGGAAAATGGAGAACATTGTGGGTTTGGAGTACGACCTCGACAGTTTGAAAGACGAGAAGGAGAAGCAGCTGAAAGAGAAGGAGGAGAATGACAGAAGCCTACTTCAGCTAAAGCAGCAGCTCAATGACCTGTATCTTGAAGTCTTCAGCATGTTGCGTGATGAGGACGGGAAGCCCTATTCCCCTAGTGAATATTCGCTTCAGCAGACCACCGATGGCAGCGTATTTCTCATTCCAAAGAGCAAAAAGACAGAACCCAAGAATAAAGTGAAATCGTAA
- the LOC117426908 gene encoding nuclear factor erythroid 2-related factor 2-like isoform X3, producing the protein MDLIDILWRQDIDLGAGREVFDYSHRQKEYELEKQKKLDKERQEQLQKEEEKALLAQLQLDEETGEFVPRLAQHIKPEASPVPREASQHVVISEDDGEALSFDECMQLLAESFPLVEDIAVSPVALEPSVLVPTGSSPVLMAPHQPQQAQTSLLTSPLPDHKSAQDIEQAWQELLSIPELQQCLNMPDLTELSSYTIPDKPPEIQNVNYNFYMSNSAEAMANASDPGCPGGFLNSFESTFTNVVPPENLNQMTINTSDLNAPFSSGSICEMFYPTFINTNINNIPPTDNVNTPLPDLLSEPPLKPMDISDFTVAEGFESNPPQNIPELPDSDSGLSMDASPVASSPENSMESSIYGDAPFGNSDSDMEDMDSSPGSVQPEFAEMFPLSYHGDGYQASPYTAQTNQTFNLESKTPKKELPTSPGHIKPPFTKDKSRSRLESRLSRDEQRAKALRIPFPIDNIINLPVDDFNEIMSKHQLNEAQLALIRDIRRRGKNKVAAQNCRKRKMENIVGLEYDLDSLKDEKEKQLKEKEENDRSLLQLKQQLNDLYLEVFSMLRDEDGKPYSPSEYSLQQTTDGSVFLIPKSKKTEPKNKVKS; encoded by the exons ATGGATTTGATTGACATCCTGTGGAGGCAGGACATAGATCTTGGCGCAGGGCGTGAAGTTTTCGATTACAGCCACAGACAGAAGGAGTACGAGCTTGAGAAACAGAAGAAACTTGATAAAGAGAGGCAGGAGCAGCTCCAGAAAGAGGAAGAGAAAGCCCTGCTTGCTCAGCTACAGCTGGATGAAGAGACAGGGGAGTTTGTTCCCCGGCTAGCACAACACATTAAACCTGAAGCTTCCCCAGTGCCCAGAGAGGCCTCACAG CATGTTGTTATCTCAGAAGACGACGGAGAGGCTCTGTCGTTTGATGAATGCATGCAGCTCCTGGCAGAGTCGTTCCCGCTGGTAGAAGATATTGCG GTTTCCCCAGTTGCACTTGAGCCTTCAGTTCTAGTCCCAACTGGAAGCAGCCCGGTCCTAATGGCTCCTCACCAGCCTCAGCAAGCTCAGACTTCTCTCCTCACGTCTCCACTGCCCGATCACAAATCTGCACAGGACATTGAGCAAGCCTGGCAGGAGCTGCTTTCTATCCCCGAGCTGCAG CAATGCCTAAACATGCCAGATCTGACAGAGTTGAGCAGCTACACAATCCCCGACAAGCCTCCAGAGATTCAGAATGTAAATTATAACTTTTACATGTCAAATTCAGCAGAAGCCATGGCAAACGCATCTGATCCAGGCTGCCCTGGAGGATTTCTCAACTCATTTGAAAGCACCTTTACTAATGTTGTTCCACCCGAGAACCTAAATCAGATGACTATAAACACCTCTGATCTGAACGCACCCTTCAGCTCCGGCAGCATTTGTGAAATGTTTTACCCTACTTttataaacacaaacattaaCAACATTCCACCAACAGATAATGTTAACACACCGCTACCTGACCTACTGAGTGAGCCACCTCTAAAACCAATGGATATCTCTGACTTTACAGTGGCTGAAGGTTTCGAGAGTAACCCACCTCAGAATATACCAGAATTGCCAGATTCTGACTCAGGCCTTTCAATGGATGCAAGTCCTGTTGCATCCTCACCAGAAAACTCAATGGAGTCTTCCATCTATGGAGATGCACCTTTTGGAAACAGTGACTCCGACATGGAAGACATGGACAGCAGTCCTGGAAGTGTCCAGCCTGAGTTTGCAGAGATGTTTCCATTGTCCTACCATGGGGATGGTTATCAGGCATCACCTTATACTGCACAGACAAACCAAACTTTCAATCTGGAGTCAAAAACACCAAAGAAGGAACTGCCGACAAGCCCTGGCCACATCAAACCGCCCTTCACCAAAGACAAGAGTAGAAGCCGCTTGGAGTCTCGTCTCTCGAGAGATGAGCAGCGTGCAAAGGCGCTTCGGATCCCTTTCCCCATAGACAACATTATAAACCTTCCTGTGGATGACTTCAATGAAATCATGTCCAAGCACCAGCTCAACGAAGCCCAGCTGGCTCTGATTCGGGATATACGCAGACGAGGCAAAAACAAGGTCGCGGCTCAGAACTGTCGCAAGCGGAAAATGGAGAACATTGTGGGTTTGGAGTACGACCTCGACAGTTTGAAAGACGAGAAGGAGAAGCAGCTGAAAGAGAAGGAGGAGAATGACAGAAGCCTACTTCAGCTAAAGCAGCAGCTCAATGACCTGTATCTTGAAGTCTTCAGCATGTTGCGTGATGAGGACGGGAAGCCCTATTCCCCTAGTGAATATTCGCTTCAGCAGACCACCGATGGCAGCGTATTTCTCATTCCAAAGAGCAAAAAGACAGAACCCAAGAATAAAGTGAAATCGTAA